The DNA window CGCCGCGTGCGACTCCGGGCTCGGCCCGGACGACACCCTCGACTCGCCGCTCGTCGAGGTGACGACCACCACCGTCGCCCCCGGCGCCATCGTGGAGCTCTTGGCGCGCAACGCCTCGGCGACGAGCTGGTACTACAACACCTGCTCGTCACCTCGTCTGCAGCGGCGTGAGGGGGACGCCTGGATCGATACGCCCGACCCGCTCCTCCTCTGCGCACCCGACCAACTGCGGCTCGACGGGGGCGAGCAGGTGACCATCGGCGTCGGCGTCCCGGCGGGGGTCGTGGCCGGCACGTACCGCATCCGGTTCCGCGTCGCGCGCCGGGACGGGGTCGAGGTCTCGCCGTCGACGAACACGTTCACCGTGGCCCCGTAGCCCGACGGCTGTCAGGGGTGGCGGGCCCCGGCTAGGTTTCCCGCCATGTCCATGCGCGAGAAACTGGAACTCCTCGAGCGCCGCCGCGCCGAGTCGGAGCTCGGCGGCGGCGCCGAGCGCGTGAAGGCCCAGCACGCCAAGGGGAAGCTCTCCGCCCGCGAGCGGCTCGACGTCCTCCTTGACGAGGGGACCTTCGTCGAACTCGACCGCTTCGTCACGCACCGCTCCTCCGATTTCGGGCTCGACCAGCAGCGGCCTTACGGTGACGGCGTCGTCACCGGCTACGGTCGCATCGGCGGCCGCCTCGTCTACGTCTTCTCGCAGGACTTCACCGTCTTCGGCGGGTCGCTCTCCGAGGCGCACGCCTCCAAGATCTGCAAGGTGATGGACCTGGCCGTGCAGAACGGCGCCCCGATGATCGGCCTCAATGATTCGGGTGGCGCGCGCATCCAGGAGGGGGTCGTCTCGCTCGGCGGCTACGCCGACATCTTCCTGCGCAACACGCTGGCCTCGGGCGTCATCCCGCAGATCTCGGCGATCCTCGGCCCCTGCGCCGGGGGCGCGGTGTATTCGCCGGCGATCACCGACTTCGTGTACATGGTGCAGGGGACGTCGTACATGTTCGTGACCGGTCCCAACGTCGTGAAGACGGTCACGCACGAGGACGTCACGATGGAGGCCCTCGGCGGCGCCGGCCCGCATGGCGCGACCTCGGGCGTCTCCCACTTCACCATGCGGTCCGAGCTCGAGTGCCTCGACGGGATCCGCCAGCTGCTCCGCTTCATCCCGTCCAACAACGTCGATGACGCGCCGCGCGGCCGCGGTGCCGACCCGGCCACGCGGCGCGACGAGGGACTGCTCGACGTCGTCCCGGACAACGCGAATCGCCCGTACGACATGCACGAGGTGCTGAGGCGCATCGTCGATGACGGGGAGTTCCTCGAGGTACAGCAGGAGTTCGCGCAGAACATCCTCTGCGGCTTCGCGCATCTCGGCGGCCGGTCGGTCGGCATCGTCGCCAACCAGCCGGCCGTGCTCGCCGGCGTGCTCGACATCGATGCGAGCGTCAAGGCGGCGCGCTTCATCCGGTTCTGCGACGCGTTCAACATCCCGCTCGTGACCTTCGAGGACGTGCCAGGGTTCCTGCCCGGCGTCGCGCAGGAACATGGCGGCATCATCAAGCACGGCGCGAAGCTGCTCTACGCGTACTGCGAGGCGACGGTCCCCAAGGTCACGGTGATCACCCGCAAGGCGTACGGCGGCGCGTACGACGTGATGAGCTCCAAGCACATCCGGGGCGACATCAACCTCGCGTGGCCCACCGCCGAGATCGCGGTGATGGGGCCCAAGGGCGCCGTCGAGATCCTCTTCAAGAAGGAGATCGCGGATGCGCCAGACCAGCAGGCCGCGATGGATGCCCGGGTCGCCGAGTACACGGACAAGTTCGCCAACCCGTATGTCGCCGCCGGCCGCGGCTATGTGGACGACATCATCGACCCGCGCGACACGCGGCCGCGGCTGATCGACGCGCTCGAGATGTTGCAGCACAAGCGCGTCACGAACCCGCCGAAGAAGCACGGGTGCATCCCCCTGTGAAGCAGCGACGGCGCAGCGACTCCCCCCCGCAGGCGGCCGGCACGGTGCCCGCCCCGCGGACGCTCCAGAAGGTCCTCATCGCCAATCGCGGCGAGATCGCGTTGCGCATCGTGCGCGCCTGCCAGGAGCTCGGCATCCGCTCGGTCGCCGTCTACTCCGATGCCGATGCGACGGCGCCGCACGTGCGCGAAGCCGACGAGGCGGTGCACATCGGTCCGGCGCCGGCGGCCGAGAGCTACCTCCGGGGTGACCATCTCATCGAGGTCGCCAAGCGCGTCGGCGCGGATGCCATCCATCCCGGGTACGGCTTCCTCTCCGAGCGCGAGTGGTTCGCACGCGCGGTGCGCGCGGCGGGACTCATCTGGATCGGGCCGCCGGCGGAGGCGATCGCCGCGATGGGCTCGAAGACCGCCGCGCGCACCCTCGCGATCGCGGCGGGGACGCCGGTCGTGCCGGGCACGACCGAGCCACTGCGCGATGCCGAGGAGGCCGCGACGATCGCCGCGCGCTTCGGCTTTCCGGTGCTGCTGAAGGCGGCGGCCGGCGGCGGCGGGAAGGGGATGCGCATCGTGCGCGAGGCGGGCGAGATCGCCGGCGCGCTCGCGTCCGCCCAACGCGAGGCCAAGAACGCGTTCGGCGATGACGCCGTCTATGTCGAGAAGTACATCGAGGGCCCGCGGCACGTCGAGATCCAGATCCTCGCCGACCAGCACGGGCACTGCATCGCGCTCGGGGAGCGGGAGTGCTCCGTGCAGCGACGGCACCAGAAGATGATCGAGGAGGCCCCGAGCGTCGCGGTGACGCCGGACCTGCGGAAGCGGATGGGAGAGGCCGCCGTCGCCGCGGCGAAGGCGGCGGGGTACGTGAACGCCGGGACGTGCGAGTTCCTCCTCGCGCAGGACGGGCAGTTCTACTTCCTCGAGATGAACACTCGCATCCAGGTCGAGCACCCGGTCACGGAGCTGGTGATGGGCATCGACCTGGTGCAGTGGCAGCTGCGGATCGCGGCGGGCGAGCCCTTGCCGTTCCGCGAGTCACCCGCGCCGCGCGGCTGGGCCATCGAATGCCGCATCACGAGCGAGGACCCGGCCAACGGCTTCCTGCCGTCGACCGGGCGCATCGAGCATCTGCAGGTCCCGACGGGGCCCGGCGTGCGCTGGGACGGCGGGATCACGCGGGGCAGCGTCGTGGGCCTCTCGTACGACCCGATGCTCGCCAAGCTCATCGTATTCGCGCCGGACCGGGCGTCGGCGATCGCGCGGATGGAGCGGGCGCTGCGCGAACTCGTCATCGACGGCGTCGAGACCTCGCGCGAGTTCCACCTGCGCATGCTCGCCGACGAGGAGTTCCGCCGCGGCGACATCACCATCCAGTGGCTCGAGGCGAAGTTGCCGACGTTGCTGGCGGCGCGCCCCCCGGCCGAGACGGTGCGCGCGGCGGCGATCGCGGCGGCCCTCATCGCCAGCGCGGACCGCGGCGCGGCCGCGGCCCCGGGCCAGCTGCCTGCGGCATCGCCGGCTGCGTCCTCCCCGGCGATCGCCGGAGCGAACGCGTGGGGGCGGAAGGCGCGCGTCGAGGCGCTCCGGCGCGGATGACGCGACAAGACCCGCCTCGCCCGGCGCGCGAAGGCCGCACGACCCGGACCACCCTCGAGATCGCGAGCCTCGCGGCGGGCGGCGACGGCGTCGCGCGACAGGACGGGCTCGTGGTGTTCACGCCGCGCACCGCGCCCGGGGATCTCGTCGAAGCCGACGTGCGCCTCGAGGGGCGGGTGGGGCGCGGCACGTTGCAGCGGCTCGTGCGCGGCGGTCCCGACCGCGTCGAGCCGACCTGCGAGCACTATGTGGCACCCGACCGCTGCGGCGGATGCCAATGGCAGCATCTCTCGCTCGACGCGCAGCGTGAGGCCAAGCGTCGCAATGTCGCCGATGCGTTCGCGCGGATCGCGCGGCGTCCGATCGCCCCGCCACCCATCCACGGTGGCGACGGGTGGCGCTATCGCCGCACGCTCACGCTCGCCATCCGGCGGGCGGGCGCGCGCACCTGGGCGGGCCTGCGGGCCTTCGACGACCCGGAGTCGGTCTTCGACCTGCAGGACTGTCGCATCACCGATGAGCGGGTCCTCGCCGCCTGGCGCGGGATCCTCACGGCCGCGCACGCATTGCCGGACGAGCCGCGACTGCGCGGGACGGTGCGCTGGCTCGACGATCGCGCGTCGTTCGTGCTGGAGGGCGGGACGGAGTGGCCGACGCTCTCCGAGTTCCTCGCCGCGGTCCCGGCGCTCGGCGCGATCTGGTGGCAGGCGGAGGGGAAGCGACGGCGCCTCGTCGCCGATCGCCGCCCTGCCGAGGTCCCGGGGGCGTCGTTCGCGCAGGTGAACGCCGAGGTGGCCGAGCGGATGCAGGCCGACGTCGTCGCGGCGGTGATGGCATTCGCGCCGGCGACGGTCGTCGACTGCTACAGCGGGAGCGGGGAGACGGCGCTCGCGCTCCAGTCGCTTGGCGTGCAGGTCGCTGCGGTGGAGCTCGATGAGGAGGCGAGCGCGTGGGCGGCGCGCGGACTGCGGGCGCCGTCGCGTGCCATCGCCGCGCGGGTGGAGGAGTTCCTCCCGCGGCTCCTGCCGGCGGACGTCGTGGTGCTCAATCCGCCGCGCGCGGGGGTCGATGCGCGCGTGACGACGGCCCTGCGCGAACGCGCGCCGCGCGCGATCGTCTACGTGAGCTGCGATCCCGCCACCCTCGCGCGCGACGTGGCGCGGCTCGAGGGCTGGCGCGTCGCGTCGGTCGCGTGCTACGACATGTTCCCGCAGACCGCGCACGTCGAGACGGTGTGCACCCTGGTGCCGGAGGCGGCATGAAGTATCTCGTGGATCTGGATGGCGCACGCGTCGAGGTCACGCTCGAGGGCGGGACGGCGACGGTGGACGGCGCGACCGAGGCTGCGCATCTGGCGGATGTCGAGGGCACCTCGGTGCGCCTGGTGACGATCGGCGGGACGCAGCATCGCGTCGTCGCGCGTCGCACGGGGCCGCGCGGCGGCTATGTGATCTGGATGGATGGTTGGCGCTTCGAAGTGGAGGCGCTGGACGAACGCGCCCGCGCCATCAAGGAGCTCTCCGCCGCCCATGCCGGCCCCGCCGGGCCCACGCCGGTGCACGCGCCGATGCCCGGCCTCATCGTGCGTGTCCAGGTCGCCGTGGGGGATCGCGTGCACGCCGGCCAGGGACTCGTGGTGATGGAAGCCATGAAGATGGAGAACGAACTGCGCGCGCCGGCCGACGGCATCGTGAAGGCGATCCTCGCGGTCCCCGGCCAGGCGGTGGAGAAGGGCGCCGCGCTGGTGGAGTTCGAACCGACGGCCTAGCGTGCGGACGCGGGGCTGAGCGCCGACCGCACCCTCTCGAGGAGTTCCGTGAACGCGAAGGGCTTCGCGAGG is part of the Gemmatimonadota bacterium genome and encodes:
- a CDS encoding acetyl-CoA carboxylase biotin carboxyl carrier protein subunit, which gives rise to MDGWRFEVEALDERARAIKELSAAHAGPAGPTPVHAPMPGLIVRVQVAVGDRVHAGQGLVVMEAMKMENELRAPADGIVKAILAVPGQAVEKGAALVEFEPTA
- a CDS encoding class I SAM-dependent RNA methyltransferase, which translates into the protein MTRQDPPRPAREGRTTRTTLEIASLAAGGDGVARQDGLVVFTPRTAPGDLVEADVRLEGRVGRGTLQRLVRGGPDRVEPTCEHYVAPDRCGGCQWQHLSLDAQREAKRRNVADAFARIARRPIAPPPIHGGDGWRYRRTLTLAIRRAGARTWAGLRAFDDPESVFDLQDCRITDERVLAAWRGILTAAHALPDEPRLRGTVRWLDDRASFVLEGGTEWPTLSEFLAAVPALGAIWWQAEGKRRRLVADRRPAEVPGASFAQVNAEVAERMQADVVAAVMAFAPATVVDCYSGSGETALALQSLGVQVAAVELDEEASAWAARGLRAPSRAIAARVEEFLPRLLPADVVVLNPPRAGVDARVTTALRERAPRAIVYVSCDPATLARDVARLEGWRVASVACYDMFPQTAHVETVCTLVPEAA
- a CDS encoding acetyl-CoA carboxylase biotin carboxylase subunit, producing MPAPRTLQKVLIANRGEIALRIVRACQELGIRSVAVYSDADATAPHVREADEAVHIGPAPAAESYLRGDHLIEVAKRVGADAIHPGYGFLSEREWFARAVRAAGLIWIGPPAEAIAAMGSKTAARTLAIAAGTPVVPGTTEPLRDAEEAATIAARFGFPVLLKAAAGGGGKGMRIVREAGEIAGALASAQREAKNAFGDDAVYVEKYIEGPRHVEIQILADQHGHCIALGERECSVQRRHQKMIEEAPSVAVTPDLRKRMGEAAVAAAKAAGYVNAGTCEFLLAQDGQFYFLEMNTRIQVEHPVTELVMGIDLVQWQLRIAAGEPLPFRESPAPRGWAIECRITSEDPANGFLPSTGRIEHLQVPTGPGVRWDGGITRGSVVGLSYDPMLAKLIVFAPDRASAIARMERALRELVIDGVETSREFHLRMLADEEFRRGDITIQWLEAKLPTLLAARPPAETVRAAAIAAALIASADRGAAAAPGQLPAASPAASSPAIAGANAWGRKARVEALRRG
- a CDS encoding acyl-CoA carboxylase subunit beta codes for the protein MREKLELLERRRAESELGGGAERVKAQHAKGKLSARERLDVLLDEGTFVELDRFVTHRSSDFGLDQQRPYGDGVVTGYGRIGGRLVYVFSQDFTVFGGSLSEAHASKICKVMDLAVQNGAPMIGLNDSGGARIQEGVVSLGGYADIFLRNTLASGVIPQISAILGPCAGGAVYSPAITDFVYMVQGTSYMFVTGPNVVKTVTHEDVTMEALGGAGPHGATSGVSHFTMRSELECLDGIRQLLRFIPSNNVDDAPRGRGADPATRRDEGLLDVVPDNANRPYDMHEVLRRIVDDGEFLEVQQEFAQNILCGFAHLGGRSVGIVANQPAVLAGVLDIDASVKAARFIRFCDAFNIPLVTFEDVPGFLPGVAQEHGGIIKHGAKLLYAYCEATVPKVTVITRKAYGGAYDVMSSKHIRGDINLAWPTAEIAVMGPKGAVEILFKKEIADAPDQQAAMDARVAEYTDKFANPYVAAGRGYVDDIIDPRDTRPRLIDALEMLQHKRVTNPPKKHGCIPL